Proteins from a genomic interval of Zingiber officinale cultivar Zhangliang chromosome 1B, Zo_v1.1, whole genome shotgun sequence:
- the LOC122038844 gene encoding leucine-rich repeat extensin-like protein 3: MRRFTQVAAKRGARRPRMRTLESLATDLPEIPTRFEPVGQGQTQDTVSTSGSQTPMTPLEVPTPTIPDVPTPTVFTVPPPPVPMALQAPPPPMPTAHPTPAPVAVVAPHSVPPTVPLTAATYADPAVPPAAPAPAYAIAPGVPPPFTWAEACETSFQDLKRRLVSVPILVLPSREDGFMLYTNASLQGLGVVLMQHGRVVSYASRWLKEHE; this comes from the exons atgaggagatttaCACAAGTAGCTGCGAAGCGTGGTGCTAGACGACCACGTatgaggactttggaatctctggcaacAGACTTGCCAGAGATCCCTACTAGAtttgagcctgtcggtcagggacagactcaagatACTGTGAGTACGTCAGGCTCCCAGACTCCGAtgactcctttagaggtacctaccccgACCATACCCGACGTACccactcctaccgtatttacAGTACCACCACCACCAGTGCCTATGGCATTACAGGCACCACCTCCACCGATGCCTACTGCACACCCAACACCCGCACCAGTAGCTGTAGTTGCTCCACATTCGGTACCACCCACTGTACCTCTAACCGCGGCCACCTATGctgaccctgcagtgccaccagCGGCACCTGCTCCTGCTTATGCAatagcaccgggagtacctcccccg TTCACATGGGCAGAagcctgcgagaccagcttccaggacctgaagcggagattagtgtcggttcCAATTTTGGTTTTGCCTTCCAGAGAGGATGGATTCATGCTCTACACcaacgcatctctacagggtttgggtgttgTTCTAATGCAGCATGgaagggtagtctcctatgcttctcgatgGTTGAAAGAGCATGAatag